A section of the Ciceribacter thiooxidans genome encodes:
- a CDS encoding PhzF family phenazine biosynthesis protein, whose protein sequence is MVRRYCIYDVFTDSRLAGNPLCVVFDGEGLTDLEMQAIARETNLSETVFVMPAANPTHTARIRIFTPARELPFAGHPTVGTAVALAEREGANGATELVSVLEENVGPVRCAVRLREGEATFAEFDLPRTSTRIDLAFDRQALAEALSLKPQQIGFENHVPSLWSAGVPFIMIPLQNIGAVERVDFDPQFWERIAPFAEGGLASAYVYCRGGIHHGAKFHARMFSADMGIGEDPATGSAVAALSGAIHHFDALPDGHHPLMVEQGVEMGRPSYIHLHIDIADGEIARARIGGQAVRVASGSLEL, encoded by the coding sequence TTGGTGCGGCGATACTGCATCTATGACGTGTTTACCGACAGCAGGCTTGCAGGCAATCCGCTTTGTGTCGTCTTCGACGGCGAAGGATTGACCGATCTCGAAATGCAGGCGATCGCCCGCGAGACGAATCTGTCCGAGACGGTCTTCGTGATGCCGGCTGCAAATCCCACCCATACCGCCCGTATCCGCATCTTCACGCCGGCGCGGGAGCTACCCTTCGCAGGGCACCCGACCGTAGGCACGGCGGTCGCGCTCGCCGAGAGGGAAGGGGCAAACGGCGCGACCGAGCTCGTCTCCGTGCTCGAGGAAAATGTCGGCCCGGTGCGCTGCGCCGTCAGGCTGCGCGAAGGCGAGGCGACCTTCGCCGAATTCGACCTGCCGCGCACGTCGACCCGGATCGATCTTGCCTTCGACCGCCAGGCGCTTGCCGAGGCGCTCTCTCTCAAGCCGCAGCAGATCGGGTTCGAGAATCACGTGCCCTCGCTCTGGAGCGCCGGCGTTCCGTTCATCATGATCCCCCTCCAGAATATCGGTGCGGTCGAGAGGGTCGATTTCGATCCGCAGTTCTGGGAGAGAATCGCGCCGTTTGCGGAGGGAGGGCTTGCTTCGGCCTATGTCTACTGCCGTGGCGGCATTCATCACGGAGCGAAGTTCCACGCCCGCATGTTCAGCGCCGACATGGGCATTGGCGAGGATCCGGCGACGGGTTCGGCGGTTGCAGCACTCTCCGGCGCGATCCACCATTTCGATGCGCTGCCCGATGGTCATCATCCACTGATGGTCGAGCAGGGGGTGGAAATGGGAAGGCCCTCCTATATCCACCTCCATATCGACATCGCCGACGGCGAAATTGCACGGGCGCGCATCGGCGGGCAGGCGGTGCGCGTGGCGTCCGGGTCCTTAGAGTTGTGA
- a CDS encoding mechanosensitive ion channel family protein translates to MSLRLVGLGLIFLSVVGYVGLARFLATQIIVNGAVVVTMYIGILSGKAISEPDRFGDTRVGRYLERRFMLNPVALDQTGMAAGLLIYLFALSIGIPLILMSWGFQPRDIEAWLFTMFTEVNVGSIQISVFGILGGILLFVLGLVGTRWFQKWLDGSIMARSQVDPGVRNSVRTAIGYLGTALAGLIGVSAAGIDLSSLALVAGALSLGIGFGLQNIVSNFVSGLILLAERPFKVGDWVATGTTEGFVRRISVRATEIETFQRQSIIVPNSELINASVGNWTHRNSLGRVDIPVGVGYDSDPRKVMAILEEIAQTHEGVLRNPEPFVIFDGFGASSLDFRLCFFIGDVLNARGVKNDIHVTILERFRAEGVEIPFPQQDVHLHVRSAGDARRPGETPGSGGPMLAAVNDLPGMSGDGLPGDETNGSLLR, encoded by the coding sequence ATGTCGTTGCGTCTGGTCGGTCTCGGGCTGATCTTCCTGAGTGTCGTCGGCTATGTCGGGCTCGCCCGCTTCCTCGCAACGCAGATCATCGTCAACGGGGCGGTGGTCGTGACGATGTATATAGGCATCCTGTCGGGCAAGGCGATCTCGGAACCGGATCGCTTCGGCGACACGCGGGTCGGCCGCTATCTCGAGCGCCGCTTCATGCTCAATCCCGTGGCACTCGACCAGACCGGCATGGCTGCAGGCCTGCTGATCTATCTGTTTGCCTTGTCGATCGGCATTCCGCTGATCCTGATGTCCTGGGGCTTCCAGCCACGCGACATCGAGGCATGGCTCTTCACCATGTTCACCGAGGTCAATGTCGGCAGCATCCAGATCTCGGTGTTCGGCATCCTCGGCGGTATCCTGCTCTTCGTTCTCGGGCTTGTCGGAACTCGGTGGTTCCAGAAGTGGCTGGACGGCAGCATCATGGCCCGCTCGCAGGTCGACCCCGGTGTGCGCAATTCGGTGCGCACTGCGATCGGCTATCTCGGTACCGCGCTTGCAGGGCTCATCGGTGTCTCCGCCGCCGGCATCGACCTCTCGAGCCTGGCGCTCGTTGCCGGTGCGCTCTCGCTCGGCATCGGTTTCGGGCTTCAGAACATCGTGTCGAATTTCGTCTCCGGGCTTATCCTTCTGGCGGAGCGGCCGTTCAAGGTCGGTGACTGGGTCGCGACCGGCACCACGGAGGGCTTCGTGCGGCGCATCTCGGTACGGGCAACCGAGATCGAAACGTTCCAGCGTCAGTCGATCATCGTGCCGAACTCCGAGCTCATCAACGCCTCCGTCGGCAACTGGACGCATCGCAACAGCCTCGGTCGCGTCGATATCCCGGTCGGCGTTGGCTACGACAGCGATCCGCGAAAGGTGATGGCGATCCTCGAAGAAATCGCCCAAACGCATGAGGGTGTCCTGCGTAACCCCGAGCCCTTCGTCATTTTTGACGGCTTCGGCGCGTCCTCACTCGATTTCCGTCTCTGTTTCTTCATCGGCGATGTTCTGAATGCCCGCGGCGTCAAGAACGACATCCACGTCACGATCCTGGAGCGGTTCCGGGCAGAGGGTGTCGAGATACCGTTCCCGCAGCAGGATGTTCACCTGCACGTGCGCTCCGCCGGCGACGCAAGACGTCCGGGCGAGACGCCGGGGAGCGGCGGCCCGATGCTTGCTGCGGTCAATGACTTGCCTGGGATGAGTGGCGATGGCTTGCCGGGCGACGAGACGAATGGCAGTTTGCTGCGCTAG
- a CDS encoding response regulator: protein MTFLGISGMQYTGESFPDARIIVAEDSNVFTSMIRTRLKELFNIDVEICRSFEDLQAANELSDEPVTLAISNINLPGAENGEALEYLIDLNIPTIIFTGTFQEQLREKLLAKDIVDYILKDNIFAVEMLAESVCRFLTNHRHHVLVVDDSPTARALLSSRLKRYNFRVSLAESGAKALEILRANQDIGLVITDYNMPDVDGFELTRRIRGARGSHELRIIGVSSSTDRLLSARFLKVGGNDFMLRPFIDEEFYCRVNQNLDTLTQIKAAQQRLP, encoded by the coding sequence ATGACTTTCCTTGGTATTTCGGGCATGCAGTACACCGGAGAATCTTTTCCGGACGCGCGTATCATCGTGGCTGAAGATTCGAACGTCTTTACCTCGATGATCCGCACGAGGCTCAAGGAGCTCTTCAACATCGATGTGGAAATCTGTCGTTCTTTCGAGGACTTGCAAGCTGCGAACGAGCTGTCGGACGAGCCGGTGACACTGGCGATTTCCAACATAAACCTGCCCGGAGCCGAGAATGGCGAGGCGCTGGAATACCTGATCGACCTCAATATTCCGACGATCATCTTCACCGGGACGTTCCAGGAGCAATTGCGCGAAAAACTGCTCGCCAAGGACATTGTCGACTATATTTTGAAGGACAACATCTTCGCGGTTGAAATGCTGGCGGAATCGGTTTGTCGTTTCCTCACGAATCATCGGCACCACGTTCTTGTTGTGGATGACAGTCCGACGGCGCGGGCTTTGTTGTCGAGCCGGTTGAAACGCTACAATTTTCGCGTCAGTCTGGCGGAAAGTGGTGCGAAGGCGCTCGAAATACTTAGGGCAAATCAGGATATCGGGCTGGTTATCACTGATTACAACATGCCCGATGTCGACGGCTTCGAGCTGACGAGACGGATAAGGGGGGCGAGGGGGTCTCACGAGTTGCGGATCATCGGGGTGTCTTCCTCGACGGACCGCCTGCTATCGGCACGTTTCCTCAAGGTCGGCGGCAACGACTTCATGTTGCGGCCGTTCATCGATGAGGAGTTCTACTGCCGGGTGAACCAGAATCTCGACACCCTGACACAGATAAAGGCGGCACAGCAAAGACTCCCCTGA
- a CDS encoding diguanylate cyclase produces MSLPTEMTADTRPSSRKKGHVLVIEDSRTLSSILSHRFEKEHGLRVTHCATTEDFRHAVAVSARQYDVAVVDLNLPDSPDGQILDQVVQHDIPAVVFTADFNRHMRERVVARGVADYVIKNNERAIDMVIAAVDRILANRSVRVLVVDDVPSARKMLADLLKLQQFQVFEASTGTEAMTMLEQHPGIELVVTDYNMPDMDGYELTRRIRRVHTSDRVRIIGISSSADRLLSASFLKAGANDFVYRPFVVEELQCRIGHNVETLSQIRQLRLAAFSDYLTGLRNRRHFFDEGPAIVASCLDRGEPCSMAMLDIDHFKRLNDTYGHEIGDRVLKAVATRLRETLDDTDHMLARLGGEEFGILLAGMDIQQASDFCEMLRHQIAEVRVALDDADLGVTASIGVAQVEGHENFSNYLNAADQFLYLAKRYGRNRVYSELAILQELTLKPVGT; encoded by the coding sequence ATGTCTTTGCCAACCGAAATGACTGCGGATACCAGACCTTCCTCGCGAAAGAAGGGGCATGTTCTGGTCATCGAGGACTCGAGAACGCTCTCCTCTATCCTGTCGCACCGATTCGAAAAGGAACATGGCCTCAGGGTCACCCATTGCGCGACGACCGAGGACTTCCGACATGCAGTGGCCGTCAGTGCGCGGCAATATGACGTGGCGGTGGTGGATCTGAACCTGCCCGATTCTCCCGACGGCCAGATCCTTGATCAGGTGGTTCAGCACGACATTCCCGCCGTCGTATTCACTGCAGACTTCAATCGTCACATGCGCGAGCGCGTTGTCGCGCGCGGCGTCGCCGATTATGTCATCAAGAACAACGAGCGGGCGATCGACATGGTGATCGCAGCGGTGGACCGGATTCTCGCCAACCGCAGCGTTCGCGTTCTCGTCGTCGACGATGTCCCCTCGGCCCGCAAGATGCTCGCCGATCTCCTGAAGCTGCAACAGTTCCAGGTATTCGAGGCATCGACGGGAACGGAGGCGATGACGATGCTCGAGCAGCACCCGGGCATCGAACTCGTCGTCACCGACTACAATATGCCCGATATGGACGGCTACGAACTGACGCGGCGCATCCGGCGGGTGCACACGTCCGACCGGGTGCGGATCATCGGCATTTCCTCTTCGGCGGACAGACTGCTCTCGGCGAGCTTTCTCAAGGCCGGCGCCAACGATTTCGTCTACCGGCCCTTTGTCGTCGAGGAATTGCAGTGTCGGATCGGGCACAATGTCGAGACGCTGTCGCAGATCCGGCAATTGCGGCTGGCGGCCTTCAGCGACTATCTCACCGGTCTGCGCAACCGGCGCCATTTTTTCGACGAGGGCCCGGCGATCGTCGCCTCCTGTCTCGACCGAGGCGAGCCCTGCAGCATGGCGATGCTCGACATCGACCACTTCAAGCGGTTGAACGACACCTATGGCCACGAGATCGGCGACCGCGTGCTGAAGGCGGTCGCGACTCGCCTGCGGGAGACGCTCGACGATACGGACCACATGCTTGCGCGCCTCGGCGGCGAAGAGTTCGGCATCCTGCTGGCCGGCATGGACATCCAGCAGGCGAGCGACTTCTGCGAGATGCTGCGCCATCAGATCGCGGAGGTCAGGGTGGCCCTGGACGACGCCGACCTCGGCGTGACCGCCTCCATCGGTGTGGCGCAGGTCGAAGGGCACGAGAACTTCAGCAATTACTTGAACGCCGCGGACCAGTTCCTCTATCTCGCCAAACGGTACGGCCGAAATCGCGTCTATTCCGAACTCGCCATCCTGCAGGAACTGACTCTGAAGCCTGTCGGAACCTGA
- a CDS encoding ABC transporter ATP-binding protein has translation MSPILSIRDLKKTYANGFQALKGVSLDISEGEIIALLGPNGAGKTTLISIACGIANPSGGQVLVAGHDVVSEFRKTRSIIGLVPQELTTDLFETVFNTVSFSRGLHGKKPDPAYIESILRELSLWDKRDNALRELSGGMKRRVLIAKALAHQPRLLFLDEPTAGVDVNLRKDMWQLVSRLRAGGVTVILTTHYIEEAEEIADRIGIINHGELLLVEDKNTLMRKLGRKQLAIDLVDPIDAVPAHLAAWQLELSPEGTQLIYDYDRQTNHGGITGLLSAIEAAGVRFADLSTRQSSLEDIFVSLIGEKA, from the coding sequence ATGTCTCCGATTCTTTCCATTCGTGATCTCAAGAAGACCTATGCCAACGGTTTCCAAGCCCTCAAGGGTGTCTCTCTGGACATCTCAGAAGGGGAGATCATCGCCCTCCTCGGCCCGAACGGGGCCGGCAAGACGACGCTGATCTCGATCGCCTGCGGTATCGCCAATCCGAGCGGCGGCCAGGTGCTGGTGGCCGGTCACGACGTCGTCAGCGAATTTCGCAAGACGCGGTCGATCATCGGCCTCGTCCCGCAGGAACTGACGACCGATCTCTTCGAAACCGTGTTCAACACGGTGAGCTTTTCGCGGGGCCTGCACGGCAAGAAGCCGGATCCCGCCTACATCGAGAGCATCCTCCGCGAGCTGTCGCTGTGGGACAAGCGCGACAATGCGTTGCGCGAACTCTCCGGCGGAATGAAACGGCGTGTGCTGATCGCAAAGGCACTGGCGCACCAACCGCGGCTTCTCTTTCTCGACGAGCCGACGGCAGGCGTTGACGTCAACCTGCGCAAGGACATGTGGCAGCTCGTCTCGCGGCTGCGTGCAGGCGGCGTGACGGTGATCCTGACGACGCACTATATCGAGGAGGCGGAGGAGATCGCCGACCGCATCGGCATCATCAATCACGGCGAACTGCTGCTGGTCGAGGACAAGAATACGCTGATGCGGAAGCTCGGGCGCAAACAGCTCGCCATCGATCTCGTCGATCCCATCGACGCCGTACCGGCCCATCTTGCGGCCTGGCAGCTCGAACTTTCGCCCGAAGGAACGCAACTCATCTACGATTACGACCGGCAGACCAATCACGGTGGCATCACCGGTCTCCTGTCCGCCATCGAGGCGGCAGGTGTCCGGTTTGCCGACCTTTCGACGCGGCAATCGTCGCTCGAGGATATCTTCGTTTCGCTCATCGGAGAAAAGGCATGA
- a CDS encoding ABC transporter permease: protein MNVEAIKAIYFYEMARTRRTLLQSVVSPVVSTALYFIVFGAAVGSRMQEIGGVAYGAFITPGLIMLTLISQCVANGSSGIYFPKFTGTIYEVLSSPVAMTEVLIGYVGAATTKGMIIGLIILATAAFFVDLSIAHPFLMLFFMLMTAVTFSLAGFIIGIWAKNFEQLSLVPMLVVPPLIFLGGTFYSVEVLPPFWQTVSHFNPVLYLVSGFRWSFFEISDVEPLISILMISAFLGLCLGFLSWVFRTGYKLRN from the coding sequence ATGAACGTCGAGGCGATCAAGGCGATCTACTTCTACGAAATGGCGCGCACCCGCCGGACCCTGCTGCAGAGCGTGGTGTCGCCGGTCGTATCCACCGCGCTTTACTTCATCGTCTTCGGCGCGGCCGTCGGCTCGCGGATGCAGGAGATCGGCGGGGTCGCCTACGGCGCCTTCATCACACCCGGTCTCATCATGCTGACGCTGATCTCGCAGTGCGTCGCGAACGGATCGAGCGGCATCTATTTCCCGAAGTTCACCGGAACGATCTACGAGGTTCTCTCGTCTCCGGTCGCGATGACGGAGGTGCTGATCGGCTATGTCGGGGCGGCCACCACCAAGGGCATGATCATCGGGCTCATCATCCTGGCGACGGCCGCTTTCTTCGTCGATCTCTCGATCGCGCACCCGTTCCTCATGCTGTTCTTCATGCTGATGACCGCCGTCACCTTCAGCCTCGCCGGCTTCATCATCGGCATATGGGCGAAGAATTTCGAGCAGTTGAGCCTCGTGCCGATGCTCGTGGTTCCGCCGCTCATCTTCCTCGGCGGTACCTTCTATTCGGTCGAGGTCCTGCCGCCGTTCTGGCAGACGGTCAGCCATTTCAATCCGGTTCTCTACCTCGTGAGTGGCTTCCGCTGGAGCTTCTTCGAGATATCGGACGTTGAGCCGCTCATCAGCATCCTGATGATCAGCGCCTTCCTCGGGCTCTGTCTCGGCTTTCTCTCCTGGGTGTTCAGAACGGGGTACAAGCTTCGCAACTGA
- a CDS encoding TIGR02281 family clan AA aspartic protease yields the protein MMRLLVVFLILGFGLVVLLFTNGGARNFGMDNDSFGETIRLLPFALLLSVGILASRRSLGETVRQMALWLLITLALVTAYLYRGELRSVGERLLAGLIPGRAVVVTASDGEAEVVLHKSLGGHFVTSVDVDGVPVSMVVDTGASAVALSYEDAVRIGIDPARLSFTRTILTANGRAMAAPARLRQVAIGPILRTDVEGLVVEEGKLDQSLLGMSFLSTLQSLQMRSDELRLRD from the coding sequence CTGATGCGGCTTCTCGTCGTCTTTCTCATTCTCGGCTTCGGCCTGGTCGTCCTCCTGTTCACCAATGGCGGCGCCCGCAACTTCGGCATGGACAACGACAGCTTCGGCGAGACGATCCGCCTGCTGCCCTTCGCCCTGCTACTCTCCGTCGGCATCCTGGCAAGCCGGCGAAGCCTCGGCGAAACGGTACGCCAGATGGCGCTGTGGCTGCTCATCACTCTGGCACTGGTCACGGCCTACCTCTATCGCGGAGAACTCCGCTCCGTCGGCGAGCGGCTGCTGGCCGGCCTCATCCCCGGCCGGGCCGTGGTGGTGACGGCGAGCGACGGTGAGGCCGAGGTGGTGCTGCACAAATCCCTCGGCGGCCATTTCGTGACGAGCGTGGATGTCGACGGCGTGCCGGTGTCGATGGTCGTCGACACGGGTGCGAGTGCGGTCGCCCTGAGCTACGAGGATGCCGTGCGGATCGGCATCGATCCGGCGCGCCTGAGCTTCACCCGCACGATCCTGACGGCCAACGGTCGTGCCATGGCCGCTCCGGCGCGGCTCCGTCAGGTGGCGATCGGACCGATCCTGCGCACAGACGTAGAAGGGCTGGTGGTCGAGGAAGGCAAGCTCGACCAGAGCCTGCTCGGCATGAGCTTCCTGTCCACCCTGCAGTCGCTGCAGATGCGGTCGGACGAACTGCGCCTCAGGGACTGA
- a CDS encoding DUF1289 domain-containing protein yields the protein MESPCILVCSIDMKTGFCFGCGRTKDEIALWTSYTDAERREIMTTLPARLETVERKPRRETRRSRMARERENG from the coding sequence ATGGAATCGCCCTGCATCCTCGTCTGCTCGATCGACATGAAGACCGGCTTCTGCTTCGGCTGCGGCCGGACCAAGGACGAGATCGCCCTCTGGACCTCCTATACGGATGCCGAGCGCCGGGAAATCATGACCACCCTCCCGGCGAGGCTCGAAACTGTCGAGCGGAAGCCGCGCCGCGAAACCCGCCGCAGCCGCATGGCGCGGGAGCGCGAGAACGGCTGA
- a CDS encoding adenosylcobinamide-GDP ribazoletransferase, producing the protein MALREFLNDTARAVGFLSRIPVPAHVFEGADGRLSRTVRAFAAAGVVIALPGAVVLAVMLAAGAGPLLAAVCAITVQVLTIGALHEDALGDAADGFGGGRDREHALEIMKDSRVGSYGAVALVLILGLRIAALSQLAMETSSLAAAACVVGVAALSRTLMVWHWSALPSARTQGVAAAAGSPETSALQTALVSGTLLTALFLLPATSLFTTIVTLATAALAAAVFTSLTRKKLQGHTGDTIGATQQICEAAALIALAVSS; encoded by the coding sequence ATGGCTTTGCGCGAATTCCTCAACGATACGGCAAGGGCCGTCGGTTTTCTGAGCCGGATCCCCGTTCCGGCACATGTCTTCGAGGGGGCCGACGGCAGGCTCTCGCGGACGGTGCGCGCCTTTGCCGCGGCAGGGGTGGTGATTGCCTTGCCTGGTGCCGTGGTGCTCGCGGTCATGCTTGCGGCAGGCGCCGGCCCGTTGCTCGCCGCGGTCTGCGCCATCACGGTGCAGGTGCTGACGATCGGTGCCCTCCACGAAGATGCCCTCGGGGACGCGGCCGACGGCTTCGGCGGTGGTCGCGACCGCGAACACGCACTCGAGATCATGAAGGACAGCCGCGTCGGCTCCTACGGCGCGGTGGCGCTGGTGCTCATTCTCGGCCTCCGGATCGCCGCGCTTTCCCAGCTCGCGATGGAGACGTCGTCGCTCGCCGCGGCGGCCTGCGTGGTCGGCGTCGCTGCGCTCAGCCGGACGCTGATGGTGTGGCACTGGTCGGCATTGCCCTCCGCCCGCACGCAAGGCGTCGCCGCAGCCGCCGGCAGTCCGGAGACGTCGGCGCTGCAGACGGCACTTGTCAGCGGCACGCTCCTTACCGCCCTCTTCCTTCTGCCTGCCACGTCACTCTTCACGACGATCGTCACCCTGGCGACTGCCGCCCTCGCCGCTGCCGTCTTCACATCCCTGACGAGGAAGAAGCTGCAGGGTCATACCGGCGATACGATCGGCGCGACACAGCAGATCTGCGAGGCTGCCGCACTCATCGCCCTTGCGGTGAGTTCCTGA
- the cobT gene encoding nicotinate-nucleotide--dimethylbenzimidazole phosphoribosyltransferase, whose product MTVTGLPFDDFRALLRDLPGPETAALIAARDRDRQLTKPPGSLGRLEEIAMWLAAWTGRPPAVNRPLVAIFAGNHGVTKHGITPFPPSVTQQMVENFAAGGAAINQICSTFDLGLKIFDLALDYPTGDITCEAALSERDCAATMAFGMEAIAGGTDLLCIGEMGIGNTTIAAAINLALYGGTAEEWVGPGTGSHGELLERKINAVTTAVEFHRAHLDDPLEILRRLGGREIAAMAGAILAARVQRIPVLVDGYVATAAAAILKAANPTALDHCLIGHVSGEPGHLKAIEKLGKTPLLALGMRLGEGSGAALAAGIVKAAAACHSGMATFESAGVSNQSDG is encoded by the coding sequence ATGACTGTGACCGGCCTGCCGTTCGACGATTTCCGTGCGCTCCTGCGCGACCTGCCAGGGCCGGAGACCGCCGCCCTCATTGCTGCGCGTGATCGGGATCGACAGTTGACCAAGCCGCCGGGGTCGCTCGGCCGGCTCGAGGAGATCGCCATGTGGCTTGCCGCCTGGACCGGTCGTCCGCCGGCGGTCAATCGTCCGCTGGTGGCGATCTTCGCCGGCAACCACGGCGTCACCAAACACGGGATCACGCCGTTCCCGCCGTCCGTCACCCAGCAGATGGTCGAGAATTTCGCCGCCGGCGGAGCTGCGATCAACCAGATCTGCTCGACCTTCGACCTCGGCCTCAAGATCTTCGACCTCGCGCTCGACTACCCGACCGGCGACATCACCTGCGAGGCGGCACTCTCGGAGCGCGACTGCGCCGCGACTATGGCCTTCGGCATGGAAGCGATCGCCGGCGGCACCGATCTCCTCTGCATCGGCGAGATGGGGATCGGGAACACCACCATCGCCGCGGCGATCAACCTCGCGCTCTATGGCGGCACGGCCGAGGAATGGGTCGGCCCCGGGACCGGCTCGCACGGCGAGCTGCTCGAGCGCAAGATCAATGCCGTGACGACAGCCGTCGAGTTCCACCGCGCCCATCTGGACGATCCGCTCGAAATCCTGCGCCGTCTCGGCGGCCGTGAGATCGCTGCCATGGCGGGTGCCATCCTCGCCGCCCGTGTGCAGCGGATTCCGGTCCTGGTCGACGGCTATGTCGCAACAGCGGCCGCCGCCATCCTCAAGGCTGCCAATCCGACCGCCCTCGACCATTGCCTCATCGGCCATGTTTCCGGGGAACCGGGTCACCTGAAAGCCATCGAGAAGCTCGGCAAGACGCCGCTTCTGGCGCTCGGCATGCGGCTCGGCGAAGGTTCGGGTGCAGCCCTTGCCGCCGGCATCGTCAAGGCCGCGGCGGCCTGCCATTCCGGCATGGCAACGTTCGAGAGCGCGGGCGTGAGCAATCAGTCCGATGGCTGA
- a CDS encoding diacylglycerol kinase — protein MADEKRHTEATPGDTSDPIRKETGVAHFFAAARYSRQGFLRLYEESAFRHELLAFAAGFGLFGLVGASFGEFMTYVVLMLLLFAVEALNTAIEELVDRVSPEISTVGRNAKDLGSFAVFCLILVNAGFVGYTVFF, from the coding sequence ATGGCTGACGAGAAGCGCCACACCGAGGCCACCCCCGGCGACACGAGCGATCCCATCCGCAAGGAAACGGGTGTCGCCCATTTCTTCGCGGCGGCACGTTACTCGCGGCAGGGCTTTCTGCGACTGTACGAAGAGTCTGCCTTCCGTCATGAACTCCTTGCCTTCGCGGCCGGCTTCGGCCTCTTCGGGCTCGTCGGCGCGAGCTTCGGCGAGTTCATGACCTATGTCGTCCTGATGTTGTTGCTGTTTGCGGTGGAGGCGCTCAATACGGCGATCGAGGAGCTCGTCGACCGGGTGTCTCCGGAAATCTCGACGGTGGGGCGCAATGCCAAGGATCTCGGCTCGTTCGCGGTCTTCTGCCTGATCCTCGTGAATGCGGGTTTCGTCGGCTACACCGTATTCTTCTGA